The Burkholderia ambifaria AMMD genome contains the following window.
TACGTCGATGCGGGTCACGCACCGTTCATCGAGGAACCCGACCGCTTCAATCACGATTTGGCGGAGTTCGTCAGGTCGGTGTCCGGGAAATGAAGCACTGATGCTTTGACCCGCACGCACCTCACGCCAGCAAGCACGCGATCAGATCATGCGTCGTACGCACCTCGTACTTCCGCAGCAAGCTCGCGCGATGGATGTCGACCGTGCGCGGGCTGATGTTCAACTCCTTGCCGATCTCCTTGCTCGTCAGGCCGTGAACCAGGAATGCCGCGACGTCGCGCTCGCGATCGGTCAGCGTGCTCGTGACGTCGGGATGCTTCGCGCTCTCCGACAGGTCAGTGAAGGTCCAGACGGCCAGCTCGAAGGGCCGCTTCGGGTTGTAGCCGAAGCCGCACACGGTGACCCAGAAATGGCTGCCGTCGACACGGCGCATGATGCGATCGTCGCTGAACCCGGCATGTTTCGCGAGCAGCGGCGCGAGGCGCCGGCCGGTCGTCGCGAAGTCCTTCTGCTGCGGATACAGCTTCGCGAACGACTGGTCGATGATGTCGTCACGGGTCGCCCGGAACAGCTGCAGCGCCTTCTCGTTGCACTCGACCATGATGCGCTCCCTGGCCACGATCGCCGCGACGGGCAGATGTCGGAAGAGATCTTCGTAATCGAGACGGGGCGTCGTGTCGGTCATGTTCGGCATCGTGTCGACGGGCCCGAACCGCGTTCGGACCAAGGCTATCGGGCAGGTTCGCTCCTGCCGGATTGTAGCGCTTGCCGAACACTCACCCGACTTGAAAGACGCAGCAATCGTGTCCTTCGCCCGCGCACTGGACTTCGGCCGAGTGCGCGCGCGGGCCCTTGCCCGCCAGGTCGGCCGCGGTGTCGTTGACCCAGTCCATCGCACCGGCGAACCAGCCCGCGAACATGTAGCACAGCTTGCCGTGCCTGTCGGGCTGGGCCAGCACGAACGACGAATGGTGCAGATGGATGCGCGCATGCGACGTCGCCGGATCGGCTTCGGCGAGGGTGAACAAACCCCAGCCGCGCTGCGACAGCCGCTTCAGATAATGCTCGAACACGGCCATGCCGCTGATGCCGTGCTGCTTCGCTTCCTTGTCGCACCAGTGATAGGCGGACTTGTAGCCAGCTGTGTAGAGAATCGACGCATAGGCTTCGCGGCCGAGCGCCTCCTCGATAGCTGCATGATTGTTCGTGAAGAAATGGCGCGGCACGTACAGCATCGGCAGCGCGTCGGTCGTCCAGACACCGGTATCCGGATCGACGTCGATGGGCAATTGCGGGTGCATGGCGGGTGCGTTGATATTGGGCGATTCAACCGTTCCAGACTTCGCCGAATACCCGCAGCCAGTTTTCGCCCATCACCTTCTTGATGCGCGATTCGCTCCAGCCGGCACGCTGCATCGCGGCCGTGAGGTTCGGGAACTCGCCGATCGTTCGGATACCTTGTGGATTGACGACCTTGCCGAAGTCCGTCAGACGACGATAGCGGCCCTTGTCGTGCGTGATCCAGTCGAAGAACTCGGTGCTGTAGCCCTGCGTGAAGTCCGTGCCGATACCGACTTTGTCCTCGCCGATCACGTCGATCACGTATTCGATCGCCTCGAGATAATCGTCGATCGTCGCGTCGGCGCCGCGCCGCAGGAACGCATGAACATCGTGACGCCCACGAAGCCGTTGGCCTCCGCGATCTCGCGCAGTTGATCGTCCGTCTTGTTGCGCGGATGCTCTTTCAGGCCGGACGGACAGCAGTGCGAGTAGGTGACCGGCTTCTTCGAACAGGCGATCGCGTCGGACGACGTCTTCGCGCCGACGTGCGAGAGATCCACCATGATGCCGACCCGGTTCATCTCCTGAATCACTTCGCGGCCATAGCCGGACAACCCGCCGTCCGGTTCGTAGGAGCCCGTGCCGACAAGGTTCTGCGTGTTGTAGCAGAGCTGCACCACGTTCACGCCGAGTTCCTTGAACACTTCGATGTAGCCGAGGTTGTCCTCGAACGCATACGAGTTCTGAAAGCCGAAGATGATGCCCGTCTTGTTCTCTTTCTTCGCGCGCAGGATGTCGTCCGTCGTGCGCACCAGCGTGAGGATTTCACTGTATTCGCGGATGTGCTGCTTCATTTCCGCGATGTTGTCGATCGTCTTCTGGAAGTCGTCCCACACGGAGACCGTGCAGTTGACGGCCGTGACGCCGCCCTTGCGCATGTCTTCGAACACCGAGCGCTCGAACTTGGAAATGTTCAGGCCGTCGATGATGATGCTGGATTCATGAAGGCTGGTCATCGTATCGCTCCGTGCGTTGATGGTTTGCGGGACGACCGCTCAAACGGCGCGTTCGACGCCGCGCTTCGCGGACTGGGCGGCTCTCCCCGTTGCCGGGCCGGCTTCCTCGAGTGCCGTCTTCGACGTTTCCGGCAGCGACAGCCCGCCGATCATCGCGAAGATCGACACGGCGATCAGGTAGTACGCGGGCGACAAGTTGGTGCCGGTCGCGGAAATCAGCCACGTGGCGACGAGCGGGGCGGTGCCGCCGAAGATCGTGTACGCGAGGTTGTACGTGATCGCGGACGCCGTATAGCGGGTTTTCGTCGCGAACACTTCCGACATCAGCGGCGCCGTCACCACGCCCGAGAACACCGCGCCGATCGCGAGCAGCGCGACGCCGAGCAGCGAGTGCGACAACACGCCCGAGCCGCCCAGCGAGAAGGCTGGATACACCGACACGATGATGAAGGTGCCGGTCGTGGCGATCGTCGCGCGGCGGCCGACGAGGTCGGAGAAGAGGCCGGCGACCGGGCACAATGCCGCGGCGAACAGGAGAGCCAGCACCGTGACGAGGAGCGACGTGCCGCGCGACAGGTGCCCGGCCACTTGCAGGTAGGTCGCGAAATACGTCGTGAACGTGTAGAAGGACAGCGCCGTCACGGACACGAACGCACCGAGCTTGAGGATATTCCTTGATTGCGAATGCAACGTTTCCATCAGCGGGGCATGCGCAATGTCGTGCTTGCCTTCGAGCGCCTGGAAGGCGGGCGTTTCATTCAGGTTGACGCGCAGGTAGACGCCGATGAGGCCGACCGGTGCCGCGATCAGGAACGGCACGCGCCAGCCCCATTCGATCATCGCCTGCGACGACAGCGACGACTCGAGCAGATAGGCGACCACCGCCGCGCAAGCGAACGACGAGAAGGTCGATACCGGCACGAAGCTGCCGAAGAATGCGCGGCGGCGGCGCGGCGCATGTTCCATCACGTACGCGCATGCGCCGGCGTATTCGCCGCCGGCGGAAAAGCCCTGTACGCAGCGGATGATCGTGAGCAGCAACGGCGCCCAGTAGCCGATGCTCGCGTAGGTCGGCAGCAGGCCGATCAACGTCGTCGAGCCGGCCATCATCAGGATCGTCAGCGCAAGCGTGCGCTTGCGGCCGATCCGGTCGCCGATGACGCCGAAGATGAGGCCGCCGAGCGGGCGGAATGCGAAGGCCACCGCGAAGACGGCGAATGTCTTCAGGAGTCCGATCGTCGGGTCGCCGCTCGGGAAGAATTCGCGCGTCAGGATGGTGGCGAGAAAGCCGTATGCGGCGAAATCGAACCATTCGACGAAATTGCCAATCGACGCTGCAGCGATCACGCGTCGTAACGTTCTGGTGTCGACGTCCTGGGTGGTCATGGTCGTGTCCTCTTCGTGTGGGGCGCTTTGGGTCGCGTCGAAACCCATGGTAGGGAGGACAATTACCTAGGTCTATACGTGTCAATTACCTAGGTAATCGGGGGCGGGGTGGGGGGGCGTGCGCCATGCGGGGCGCGGTATGTGGCGGGCTCAGGACCGTGATCGACAATCGCAGCGTGCCTGGGCAACGGTGTGTATGGGTTCGGCGGTTTAACGATTGCGCGAGGCGTGAGTCGCCCATGGGCTACAAAAAAACCGGATTTGCCGATTTTTGATGCTTTGGAACGACAGATGACATCGAGGCTACCGGCCGCTACTGATCTGCGCGAGGGTGTCACAATTGAGCCACTTCTAATCCTCGCCACTCGCTATGTTCCGTCCCGTCCTGCGGTTCGCATCGTTGCTTCTGTCGTTGATGATTGCCACCACGGCGCTGGCCGACCCTGCGTACTTCCACAAGACCTTTTCTGGCCGTATCGGCGACCGCTATGCGTTCGTGATGGATCTGAAAAATGTCGACGGAGTGCTGACGGGAAGCTATCGCTATGCCGGCAAGCGCGACGCTATCTACCTGAGCGGCAAGATTGACCCCTCGGGCAGATTCACGATGGACGAGACTGGAAGCGCTGGGCAGCGCACCGGCACGTTTACCGGCAAGGTAGCCAACGACTCGCTCGACGGCACTTGGGCGTCGGCTGATCGCGCGCGGCGCTTGCCCGTCGACGCACATCAGACCTCGGAAATTATCGTTGGCTCGAAACGAGAAATTCTCACGCAGGCGATCGGCACTTATGTGCTGGACGGCATCTCGGGAGCAGCGGGCGCCAACGGCATGTCCGATACGTGGCGAGAAAAGGGCCGGTGGAAAGCACAGGTTTCGTCCATCAGCATGGGGCGTCGCGAGTTCTCCGATGTGGCGCTGACTCGCGAGGACTTGCGCCGACTCAACAGCATGACGATCACGGTAGACGCGTCGCTCGCCACGCGCTTGAATGTCGATGGCAAGGTACTGCTGTCGATTCCTTACCGTGACGCGGGCATGCGGTACGAGATCGGCCAATCCCATAGCACTGTGATCGAGGCGGAGCTGAAGACGATGTCGCCCACCACTACAGTGCATGACGAACATCTCTACCTGCTCGCCAGCGACGCGATCGATCTCAGGGAGCCGATGTCAGGTAGCTATTTACCGGAAGAGAACCTGAACATCGTAACGGTCAGCTATGCCGTCGTGGACAAGACCTTCGATGTCTACCTGAGGGATGGCGACTGCTGCAGCGGTACGATATTCACCTTTCGGCGCAAACCCGCCGCCAATTAATGACCAAACCGCAAGACCTAGTGCATAGATATCGTTTGCGGCAGCGTTAATGACTATCGACAATCGTGGCTCGAATTCCCGCCCGTGCGCCAGAAGCGCCCTGGGCGGGCGGCACCTGTCGGCTATCCCGGCCGTCCGTGCGATCCAGCTCACGACGACATGTACGCGTTTACGCCCTCATTCCAGAATCCCGCCGGTTCGCCGATCCGCGAGCTGTTCAAGTACCTCTCCGAGCCGGGGATGATTTCGTTCGCGGGCGGCTATCCGGCTAGTGACCTGTTCGACGTCGACGGCCTGAACACGGCCGCCGAACGCGCGTACGCGCAGCCGGTGCGCTGCCTGCAATACGGCCCGACCGACGGCCTTGCCGAACTGAAGCAGCAACTGATTGCGTTGATGGCGCGCCGCAACGTCGCGTGCACGCCGGCCGAACTGCTCGTCACGACCGGCTCGCAGCAGGGCCTCGACCTGCTGCTGCGCGTGATGGTCGCGCCGGGCGACGTCGTGCTGACCGAACAGCCGGCTTATCCGGCGACGCTGTCGGCGATGCGTCTGCAACAGGCGCGCATCGTGACGATCCCGGTCGACGGTGAGGGCCTCGACGTCGACCGCCTCGCGTCGCAACTCGCGTCCGGCGCGATCGCGCAGCCGAAACTGCTCTACACCGTCCCGACCTTCGCGAACCCGACCGGTGCGACGCTCACGCGCGAACGCCGGCTGAAGCTGCTGCGTCTCGCGGTGCGATACCGTTTCCTGATCGTCGAGGACGATCCGTACGGCGACCTGCGTTTCGCGGGCGAACCGGTGCCGTCGATGCTTGCGCTCGCGAACGAAGTCGAAGGCGCGCGCGACTGGATCGTGCATTTCGCGAGCCTGTCGAAAATCGTCGCGCCGGGGCTGCGCGTGGGCTGGACGATCGCGCCGGCCGAGATCGCGCGACGCTGCGTGATCGCGAAGCAGACGGTCGACCTGTGCAGCACGCCCTGGACGCAAGCCACCGCCGCCGAGTATCTCGCCGACGGCGCGCTCGAACGCCATCTGCCGCGCATCACGGCGGCCTACCAGCGCAAATGCGACGCGATGTGCGACGCACTGCGCGACGGTTTCGGCGATGCGATCACGTTCCATCGTCCCGAAGGCGGGATGTTCGTGTGGGCGCGGATCGGCGCGGTGTCGTCGGACGTGCTGCTGCAACAGGCGATCGCGAACAAGGTCGTGTTCGTGCCGGGCAAGGCGTTCTTCGCGGACAACGTCGACGCCGCATCGCTGCGGCTGTCGTTCGCCGCGCCCGACGTCGATGCGATCCGGGAAGGCGTGGCGCGCCTGGTGCGCGCATATGGTGCGGCGCTGGCCGCGTGAGGAGACACACATGAACATCGTCATCAACGACACCGCATGGCTGGATGAAGCGCCGGGCATGGCCGATATCCGTCCCGTCGCGCACAAGTCGTCGCAGATCGGCGCGGGGCCGCAATACGTCGCGGACGTGCTCGGCCGCTTCGGCGCGGATTCGACCGACACGAGCGACGCCGCACCGGTCGTGCTCGGCTATAACTGAACCGCGCGGCGGCGGGTTTGCGACGAAAGCCATGCGGGCACCGCGAGCTGCGCCGCCGAAACGGTTAAGCTAGCGCGACCGAATCCCGCAAGATCGCCGCGCCATCATGTCCGATCCCGCTTCCGAATCGCTCACGCAAACCTACGACCGTCTCTGGTCGTGCCTCGAGTCCGGCGTCGGCGCGCAGCGCTCGCCGTTCACGATGGTGCAGGCCGCGACGCTCGGCCTCGACGGCGCGCCGAAGGTGCGCACGATCGTGTTGCGGCAAGTGAGCCGCGCCGATCGTCTGCTGGCGTTCCATACGAATGCGTGGTCGGAGAAGGTGGCGGAGCTGCGCCGCGACCCTCGCATCGCCGTCGTCGCGAACGATCTCGACGCGCTCGTGCAGATTCGCGCGGAAGGCGTCGCGTCGATCTGCGACGACGAAGCGCAACGGCGCGCGATCTGGCAATCGAGCCGTCCGCATACGCTGCTGTTGTATCGCGCACCGTTGCGGCCGGGCACGCCGATCGAGTCGCCTGAAGAGGCGCACGTCACGCCAAGCCCGGGCGAGGCCCCCGCCGACGACGGCTATCGGAACTTCTGCCTCGTCCACGTCACGGTGACGCGCGTCGACTGGCTCGAACTTGCTCGCGCCGGCCATCGGCGCGCGATCTTCGATGTGAACGACGACGGCTACGAAGGCCGCTGGATCGCCCCCTGACGTCGACGTTCGCACGCCCGCTACAAACGGGTACAAATCAGACACATCCCGGATACATCAGACCTTTCAAATGGGTGACCGCCGCGTGACCGGTGCGTGCCCGAATGAAAGCGAAGGCGCGCCCGGGCGCGCGGCATGTTCACTTTCAACCTCACGAAAGGAGATGCCGAGCGATGTCTTCCACACCGTTTTCCCCGATGCGTCGGCACCTGCTGGCCACGTCCGTGGCCGCGGGTGTATCCGCGATGCTGCCCACCGCGCTGCATGCGGCAACCGGCGACACCGGCATACGCCCGTTCACCGCCCACATCCCCGACGACGCACTGGTCGACCTGCGCCGCCGCATCACCGCGACACGCTGGCCGGGCCGCGAGACCGTCGCGGACGAATCGCAGGGCGTGCGGCTCGCGCGCATGCAGGCGCTGCTGCGCTACTGGGGCACCGACTACGACTGGCGCAAGGGCGAGGCGCGCCTGAACGGCTTCCCGATGTTCATCACGGAAATCGACGGGCTCGACATTCACTTCATCCACGTGCGGTCGCGGCACGCGAATGCGATGCCGATGATCATGACGCACGGCTGGCCCGGTTCGGTCTTCGAACTCGTGAAGGCGATCGGCCCGCTGACCGACCCGACCGCGCACGGTGCGAGCGCGGACGATGCGTTCCACGTCGTCGTGCCGTCGCTGCCGGGCTTCGGTTTCTCGGGCCGCCCGACGAAGACGGGCTGGGGCTCGGACCACATCGCGCGTGCATGGGGCGAACTGATGGCGCGCCTCGGCTATACGCGCTTCGTGTCGCAGGGCGGCGACTGCGGCTCGGTGATCTCGCACCGGATGGCGATGCAGCGCGTGCAGGGCCTGGCCGGGATTCACGTGAACATGCCGGCGACGGTGCCGCCGGACATCGCGACGCTGCTCCAGGTCGACGCGCCGGCGCCGGCATCGCTGTCGCCGAAGGAGAAGGCCGCGTACGAGAAGCTCGCGACGTTCTATCGCGACAACTGCGGCTACTCGGCGATGATGGTCACGCGTCCGCAGACGGTCGGCTACGCGCTCGCCGATTCGCCGTCGGGGCAGGCCGCATGGATGTACGACAAGATCTCGCAGTGGACGTACAGCGGCGGCGTACCCGAACGTTCGATTCCGCGTGACGAGATTCTCGACGACATTTCGTTGTACTGGCTGACCAACACGGCGACGTCCTCCGCGCAGATCTACTGGGAGGATCACTCGAACAACTTCAACGCGGTGGACATCTCGCTGCCGGCCGCGATCACGGTGTTCCCCGGCGAGATCTATCAGGCGCCGCGCAGCTGGGCCGAGCGCAGCTATCACAACCTGATCTACTTCAACGAAGTCGACAAGGGCGGCCACTTCGCGGCATGGGAAGAGCCGGAGCTGTTCGCACGCGAAGTGCGTGCCGGGTTCCGGCCGTTGCGTCGCGCGTAAGCGCGGCTCGACGGGCGCGCGCGGGCCGGTTGCGATGCCGGCCCGCGTCCGTTGCCGCATCGGTGCATCGGGGCGCGTGTATTGCGCGGCCCCCGAAACGCACCGCGTCGCGGACGTTTTTTGAATCGCTCTGTGTCGTATCCGAACACAGATACGTTGGGATACAAAGCGTCCGAATGGTTCGGATATAAATCCGGTGAAGCGATTCACACGGCGGCGCCAAGCGATGCGCGGCCGGCGTGAACGGCGATACCGGAGCGCCCGCACCTGCCGCGGGCCCCTTACTTAGCGATCGACAATGGAGAACCAGTCATGCCTGATACCGTGAATAGCCGCCGCCGCCTGATCCTGGGTACGACAATCGCAAGCCTGAGCCTCGCCGATCTCGGCTTCGGCTCGCTGGCGCATGCGCAGTCGGCGCCCGATGTACCGACGAACCGCGCGGCCGGCGCGGCGTCGCTCGGCACCATCCACCAGATCGACGCGGGCGTGCTGAACGTCGGGTATGCGGATCTCGGGCCGAAGAACGGCCCCGTCGTGTTCCTGCTGCACGGCTGGCCGTACGACATCTACAGCTACGCGGACGTCGCGCCGCTGCTCACGGCGGCCGGCTATCGCGTGATCGTGCCGTACCTGCGCGGCTACGGATCGACGACGTTCCGCTCGGCCGACACGCTGCGCAACGGCCAGCAGGCGGTGACGGCCGTCGACATCGTCGCGCTGATGGATGCGCTGAAGATCGACCGTGCGATATTCGGCGGCTACGACTGGGGCGCACGCACGGCCGACGTCATCGCGGCGTTGTGGCCGCAGCGCGTGAAGGCGCTGGTGTCGGTGAGCGGCTACCTCATCGGCAGCCAGCAGGCGAACACCAAGCCGCTGCCGCCGCAGGCCGAACTCCAGTGGTGGTATCAGTTCTACTTCTCGACCGAACGCGGCGCGCTCGGCTACGCGGAGAACCTCGATGCGTTCAACAAGCTGATCTGGCGGCTCGCATCGCCGAAGTGGCAGTTCTCCGACGAAACCTTCGCGCGCAGCGCCGCATCGTTCCAGAATCCCGACCACGTAGCTGTCGTGATCCACAACTATCGCTGGCGCCTCGGTCTCGCGAAGGGCGAAGCGAAATACGACGACATCGAGCGGCGGCTCGCGGCCGGCCCGGTCATCACCGTGCCGACGATCACGATGGAAGGTGACGCAAACGGCGCGCCGCATCCGGCCCCGGCCGCGTATGCGAAGAAGTTCACCGGCAAGTACCAGCACCGCACGATTACAGGCGGCATCGGCCACAACCTGCCGCAGGAAGCGCCGCAGGCGTTCGCAGAGGCGATCCTGCAAGTGGAGCATCTGTGATGCGGGCGCCTATCGGAGTGGTGCGTCACGGCGCGCGCCGTGCGCTCGTCGCGGGCGTGTTGCTGGCCGGTGCGTTGTCGGCGAGCGGCCCGGCCGCGTTCGCGGAGCAGCCGAAGCCGGCCGCGTCGCCGATCTACGGCGTGACGATCCCGCCCGGCTACCGGAAGTGGGAAATGGTCGCGCCGGCCGAGGAAGCGGCGCCGCTCGACGAATTGCGCGTGGTGCTCGGCAATCCCGTTGCGATGCGTGCGCTCGAAAAGTCGACGCTGCCGTTTCCGGACGGCACGATCCTCGTGAAGCTCGCGTACAAGCGCAAGCAGTCGGACGAGTTCCCGTCGGCGACCGTGCCGGGCCAGGCGACCACCGTGCAGGTGATGGTGAAGGATTCGCGTCGCTATGCGTCGACGGGCGGCTGGGGCTTCGGGCGCTTCATCAACGGCGTGCCGGCCGATATCGGTCAGCACCAGACGTGCTTTGCGTGTCACCAGGCGCGCGTGAAGAATCACGACTATGTGTTCACGCGGTTGGCGCCGTGACGTGATTTGACGGGATCGGCTTGACGGAAGGGCGTGCCGCGCGAGGCACGCCTTTTTTGTCGTGCGCGGATGACGGGAGATGGATCGGCCTGCGGGTTTGTATCGCAGTGTGTCTGCGGCCCCTTCTGAAAAACTGGCATGCAGGAAGCACCGGTTTCGGAAACATGCCGGATACGTGAGCGGGTTCTACTGTCGACATGCAGGAAACATTCGATGCCAGCCATCTGGATCGGATGCCGAATGATCGATACACCCACTTCCTTCTAGGAGAATACTCATGAAAGTCGCTCGAATCCTCGCCGTCGCCGTCCTCGCTTCGATCCCCGCCTTGTCGTTCGCCGATACCGGCCACGGCCTCACGCGTGCCGATGTGCGCGCCGACCTCGTCCGGCTCGAGAAGGCCGGCTACAGCCCGGCCAGCGGCGAAGCCAACTACCCGGACGATATCGCTGCCGCGGAGAACGCCGTTGCCGCGGAGCAGGTCGCGCGCTCGGACCAGAACGGTCCGTCGAAGTCGCAGGGCGACAACGTCGCCGCCGCGTCGGTGCCGGCCGCCCGCTACGCCGCGGCCGGCGACGCACGCACGGATGCCGACAACGGCCTGTACGCGCATTCATGATCCGCTGCCGCGCCTGCCGAGCGCCGGCGCGGCCGCAACGTAAACATTTCAGATGTACAACACGACAGGAAGGAGCATGACGATGGTCGGTTTGACGAAACGGGTGCTGGTGTCCGCGGCGGTGCTGGGCGGCTTGTTCGGTGCGGTCGCGGCGCAGGCTGCGCCGAAGGAGGACCTGAAGGGCACGAACGTCGTGCTGGTGCACGGCGCGTTCGCCGACGGGTCGAGCTGGAACCGCGTGATTCCGCTGCTCGAGGCGCGCGGCCTGCATGTCGTAGCGGTGCAGAATCCGCTCAGCTCGCTCGCCGACGATACCGCCGCGACGAAGCGCGCGATCGACGAGCAGAAGGGG
Protein-coding sequences here:
- a CDS encoding alpha/beta fold hydrolase; the encoded protein is MPDTVNSRRRLILGTTIASLSLADLGFGSLAHAQSAPDVPTNRAAGAASLGTIHQIDAGVLNVGYADLGPKNGPVVFLLHGWPYDIYSYADVAPLLTAAGYRVIVPYLRGYGSTTFRSADTLRNGQQAVTAVDIVALMDALKIDRAIFGGYDWGARTADVIAALWPQRVKALVSVSGYLIGSQQANTKPLPPQAELQWWYQFYFSTERGALGYAENLDAFNKLIWRLASPKWQFSDETFARSAASFQNPDHVAVVIHNYRWRLGLAKGEAKYDDIERRLAAGPVITVPTITMEGDANGAPHPAPAAYAKKFTGKYQHRTITGGIGHNLPQEAPQAFAEAILQVEHL
- a CDS encoding PLP-dependent aminotransferase family protein, producing the protein MYAFTPSFQNPAGSPIRELFKYLSEPGMISFAGGYPASDLFDVDGLNTAAERAYAQPVRCLQYGPTDGLAELKQQLIALMARRNVACTPAELLVTTGSQQGLDLLLRVMVAPGDVVLTEQPAYPATLSAMRLQQARIVTIPVDGEGLDVDRLASQLASGAIAQPKLLYTVPTFANPTGATLTRERRLKLLRLAVRYRFLIVEDDPYGDLRFAGEPVPSMLALANEVEGARDWIVHFASLSKIVAPGLRVGWTIAPAEIARRCVIAKQTVDLCSTPWTQATAAEYLADGALERHLPRITAAYQRKCDAMCDALRDGFGDAITFHRPEGGMFVWARIGAVSSDVLLQQAIANKVVFVPGKAFFADNVDAASLRLSFAAPDVDAIREGVARLVRAYGAALAA
- a CDS encoding DUF5943 domain-containing protein, which encodes MHPQLPIDVDPDTGVWTTDALPMLYVPRHFFTNNHAAIEEALGREAYASILYTAGYKSAYHWCDKEAKQHGISGMAVFEHYLKRLSQRGWGLFTLAEADPATSHARIHLHHSSFVLAQPDRHGKLCYMFAGWFAGAMDWVNDTAADLAGKGPRAHSAEVQCAGEGHDCCVFQVG
- a CDS encoding DUF4148 domain-containing protein: MKVARILAVAVLASIPALSFADTGHGLTRADVRADLVRLEKAGYSPASGEANYPDDIAAAENAVAAEQVARSDQNGPSKSQGDNVAAASVPAARYAAAGDARTDADNGLYAHS
- a CDS encoding MFS transporter, whose translation is MTTQDVDTRTLRRVIAAASIGNFVEWFDFAAYGFLATILTREFFPSGDPTIGLLKTFAVFAVAFAFRPLGGLIFGVIGDRIGRKRTLALTILMMAGSTTLIGLLPTYASIGYWAPLLLTIIRCVQGFSAGGEYAGACAYVMEHAPRRRRAFFGSFVPVSTFSSFACAAVVAYLLESSLSSQAMIEWGWRVPFLIAAPVGLIGVYLRVNLNETPAFQALEGKHDIAHAPLMETLHSQSRNILKLGAFVSVTALSFYTFTTYFATYLQVAGHLSRGTSLLVTVLALLFAAALCPVAGLFSDLVGRRATIATTGTFIIVSVYPAFSLGGSGVLSHSLLGVALLAIGAVFSGVVTAPLMSEVFATKTRYTASAITYNLAYTIFGGTAPLVATWLISATGTNLSPAYYLIAVSIFAMIGGLSLPETSKTALEEAGPATGRAAQSAKRGVERAV
- a CDS encoding epoxide hydrolase family protein, encoding MSSTPFSPMRRHLLATSVAAGVSAMLPTALHAATGDTGIRPFTAHIPDDALVDLRRRITATRWPGRETVADESQGVRLARMQALLRYWGTDYDWRKGEARLNGFPMFITEIDGLDIHFIHVRSRHANAMPMIMTHGWPGSVFELVKAIGPLTDPTAHGASADDAFHVVVPSLPGFGFSGRPTKTGWGSDHIARAWGELMARLGYTRFVSQGGDCGSVISHRMAMQRVQGLAGIHVNMPATVPPDIATLLQVDAPAPASLSPKEKAAYEKLATFYRDNCGYSAMMVTRPQTVGYALADSPSGQAAWMYDKISQWTYSGGVPERSIPRDEILDDISLYWLTNTATSSAQIYWEDHSNNFNAVDISLPAAITVFPGEIYQAPRSWAERSYHNLIYFNEVDKGGHFAAWEEPELFAREVRAGFRPLRRA
- a CDS encoding pyridoxamine 5'-phosphate oxidase family protein, with the protein product MSDPASESLTQTYDRLWSCLESGVGAQRSPFTMVQAATLGLDGAPKVRTIVLRQVSRADRLLAFHTNAWSEKVAELRRDPRIAVVANDLDALVQIRAEGVASICDDEAQRRAIWQSSRPHTLLLYRAPLRPGTPIESPEEAHVTPSPGEAPADDGYRNFCLVHVTVTRVDWLELARAGHRRAIFDVNDDGYEGRWIAP
- a CDS encoding PAS and helix-turn-helix domain-containing protein, producing MPNMTDTTPRLDYEDLFRHLPVAAIVARERIMVECNEKALQLFRATRDDIIDQSFAKLYPQQKDFATTGRRLAPLLAKHAGFSDDRIMRRVDGSHFWVTVCGFGYNPKRPFELAVWTFTDLSESAKHPDVTSTLTDRERDVAAFLVHGLTSKEIGKELNISPRTVDIHRASLLRKYEVRTTHDLIACLLA
- a CDS encoding cytochrome P460 family protein, producing the protein MRAPIGVVRHGARRALVAGVLLAGALSASGPAAFAEQPKPAASPIYGVTIPPGYRKWEMVAPAEEAAPLDELRVVLGNPVAMRALEKSTLPFPDGTILVKLAYKRKQSDEFPSATVPGQATTVQVMVKDSRRYASTGGWGFGRFINGVPADIGQHQTCFACHQARVKNHDYVFTRLAP